The Nonlabens sp. Hel1_33_55 genome contains the following window.
TGTGTTCCAATTAATATTTGTTATTTTGCAGTCCGATTTTAAACACAGATAATCATGTCACGAGTTTGTGAACTTACTGGTAAGAAAGCGATGAGTGGAAACAATGTTTCCTTCGCTATGAATAAGACGAGACGTAAATTTAACGTGAACCTTTTCAAAAAACGTTTTTACCTTCCAACAGAAGATAAGTGGATTACCTTGCGTGTATCTGCAAAAGCATTAAAGAACATCAATAAAAAAGGAATTACCGCTGTGGTAAAAGAAGCTCGTGCTAACGGGATTCTTTCCAAGTAATTCTATAGAAGAGCACTAAGATGGCAAAGAAAGGCAATAGAATACAGGTAATTTTAGAATGTACCGAGCATAAAGCAACTGGTGAGCCAGGAACTTCTCGTTACATTACTACAAAGAATAAGAAGAATACTCCAGATCGTCTTGAAATCAAGAAATTCAACCCGATCTTGAAGAAGATGACTGTTCATAAAGAAATTAAATAATAAGACATGGCAAAGAAATCAGTAGCAACCCTACAAACTGGGTCAAAGAGATTAACAAAAGCCATTAAGATGGTTAAATCACCTAAAACAGGTGCATACACATTTGTGAGCGCTATCATGGCTCCGGAATTAGTAAGCGATTTCTTAGAAAAGAAATAAGTTGGTTAGTTAAAACTGAAAAGACCGCGTTGCAACAGCAACGCGGTTTTTTTATTTTGATTTTTCACGCGTTTATTCATTTTACTCCATTGTATTTATTCATTATTTAGAGTTAGCCTTCCTGGTAAGCGTATATGAAACAAAAGCTTAACCAAAATACGCTCAACTCATAACCAGCGATATCTTAACTTTGCCAGACCAACAATAGACTATGAGTTTTTTCAAGAATATATTCAATAAAGAGAAAAAGGAAAGCCTTGATAAAGGTCTAGAAAAGACCAAAACTAATTTTCTCGACAAGCTGGGTAAAGCCGTTGCGGGTAAATCAAAGGTGGACGATGATTTACTGGACGACTTGGAAGATGTACTGGTTTCCAGTGATCTAGGAGTAGCAACCACCATTAAGATTATTAAGCGCATTGAAGAACGCGTTGCAAGAGATAAATATTTAGGGACTGAAGAGCTCAATAAAATCATGCGAGAAGAAATCGCTGGATTGATGAGTGAGGTCAATAGCGGTAATGCCACCGAATTTAAAATACCAAAGCAAGATGGACCTTACGTGATTATGATCGTAGGTGTCAATGGAGTTGGCAAAACAACAACTATAGGTAAGCTGGCCCACCAATTTAAAAAAGCAGGCTTGAAAGTGGTATTAGGAGCTGGAGATACCTTTAGAGCTGCTGCGGTAGATCAGTTGCAAATCTGGGCAGATCGCGTAGGAGTTGATATTGTCAAACAAGCCATGGGAAGTGATCCTGCGAGTGTAGCGTTTGATACCTTACAAAGTGCTGTTGCTCAAAATGCAGATGTCGTATTGCTTGATACAGCTGGAAGATTACATAATAAGGTCAATTTGATGAACGAATTGACAAAGATAAAGCGCGTGATGGACAAAGTGATTCCTGAGGCGCCACATGATGTGATGTTAGTCTTGGATGGTTCTACTGGTCAAAATGCTTTTGAACAAGCAAAACAATTTACGGCCGCCACTGAAGTTACCTCACTAGCTATCACAAAATTGGACGGTACCGCAAAGGGTGGCGTGGTCATAGGTATTTCAGATCAGCTTCAGATTCCTGTTCGATATATTGGAGTAGGCGAAGGCATGGAAGATCTCCAGGTATTTAACAAGATAGAATTTGTAGATAGTTTCTTCAATTAGAAATAAAGCTCAATAACCTATAAAAACACTCGCAAGGACCTTATAGTTCTTGCGAGTGTTTTATTTTTAGAAAAAGAATTACCCATGAAAAAAATCTTGTTCCTTTTTGCTTTAACTGCTATCATAAGTTCCTGCAAAACACCAGAAACTACAACATCAGAAAATCCTGAGCAAACAAATGTTGCTGTGGAATCGGATTCTTTACAGCCTTTGGATTTGAAAGTAACAGATTCAAAATATATCACTAGAGATGATGTGTTTGCAGAGCTTAAAGACGAGGTGTTATTATTCAGTGAGAATTCTCCAAATGGAACTCGCAAAGCAGAATTACTAAATGAATTGGTTCAGGAAAAAAGCATTCCTCAAATTCAACGAGCTATTTATGATGGTAAGTTCAGTTATGAAGATTTGGCGCTTTACTACTTGAATAGAATTTACAAGTATGATAGGAATAATGATCTGTCATTGAATTCGGTCATTGCGCTCAACCCTAATGTACTGGATCAAGCAAGATCTGCTGATGCGACATTGGTTACAATGAAAGAATACGGTGAGACTTTAGATATTTATGCTATAACTGGTATGCCTATTCTTTTAAAGGATAATATCAATACTAGCGATATACCAACTACAGCAGGTGCAGCTGTTTTACAGGGAAACCAAACAGATGATGCACAGCTGGTCAAAAACCTCAAAAATGCTGGAGCAATTATTTTGGGTAAAGCCAACTTGAGCGAATGGGCTTATTTTTTCTGTGGAGATTGTCCTAGCGGTTATAGCGCCGTTGGTGGACAGACATTGAGTCCCTATAAAAGATTATATTTTGATACCGGTGGATCCAGTAGCGGTAGCGGTGTCTCGGTAGCAGCAAACTTTGCTGTAGCTGCTGTAGGTTCAGAGACTAGTGGTTCAATTTTGTCACCATCTTCCCAAAACTCTGTTGTTGGTCTTAAACCTACAGTAGGAACAATTTCGGGTGAAGGAGTAGTTCCTATTTCGTGCTATCTAGATACTGCAGGACCTATGGCAAAGAATGTCGTTGATGCCGCTATCTTGATCAATGCTATGCGTGGTAACGAGGCCGATGTTATAGAGAAAAACCTGATTCCTAAACTCAACGATTATTCATTGGAAGGAAAACGCTTTGGGATTTTCAAGAGGTTTATGGAAAACCCATTATATGCTGATGCCATTGCGACAATTAGAAATCAGCGAGCTGTGATTGTAGAGTTAGAAGAGAAGGATGTAGAATTAAATGGTTTCCTTAAACTACTTAATGCAGACATGAAGCAGGATTTGCCTGTCTATTTCAAAACCGCAGGAAATGATCAGTACAAAGATTGGAATGTTGCCAGAGTAATGCAGGAGAATTTAAAGGACTCTTTAAAATCAATGCCTTACGGTCAGCGATTATTTCAAGGGATTGTCGACGAACCAGAAATGACCGAAGAAGAATTTGCTACTTTCAAAGAAGGAATGACCAAAACGGCTCAAGATTATCTGAATTATTATTATTCCAAATACCGATTAGATGGTATACTGTCCATTAACAACTACACAGCCGGTGTAGCGGCTGTTGGCTTCTTTCCAGCCATGACAGTTCCTATGGGTTATGATGAGGATGGCAAGCCATTTGGGTTAACTTTTATCGCACCTACAAATAAAGATCGCGAGCTATTAGGTTGGGCAGCAGCCTATGAGCGCGTAAGTAAGAAGCGTAAGATGCCGACTGATTATCAAAAGTAAGCCATGACACAAGACGACAAGCCACCTATATTTTCAAACAAGAGTCTACGTACATTGACTAAAGGAGTAGCCATTTATGCGGGCTTCTATGTAGCTGTGGTTGTTGGTCAAACTATTAGCCAGCCGGTTAGTGAAAATTCTGCTGCACCGCAAAACGCATATATGCCGTTATATTTTTTAGCTGCGGCACATTTGCTTTTAGGATTGATCAATTTGGGTATCATTCTAAGTAAAAGATACAATTGGTTTGTTCCATCAATATCTGGGATTCTTATGATATTATCTAGAATTTATCATACCGAGCTCGAAATATGGGTTTGGAGCTGGTCGTAGAATAATTCGCTTTCGCGAAAGCGATATAAATTTGTACCTACAGACTCTAAAAGCGAACTGTTTTTGATAAGTAGATTGAAAACTCGTTGTAGGTTTCCAGTTCTTCATATTGGATTCCAATATCAACTATACGATTGTTATATTTTGTACCTAAAGTCCAATGATTTAAATCTCTATATTTTAAAAAGGAACCGTTGAAGTATACGCCTGAAGGTATATAGATAGAGTGTTTTATACCGTAGCCAAAGCTTTCTATATCTTCGTTACTATTGTAATTGATATGAGCTATTACGAGCGATGGGATCCATTTGAAAATACGATAATTGGTATATGGCTTTAAAATCAATTGATAATTGAAAAACTGATTGCTGTCAAAATCTGCTTTATGAAACGATACAGTCGCTGACAAATCCCATTCGTTTCTAAGAGTAAAAATTTTCTGTAACGATGCATCTGCACGATCATTTTTAGAAAAATTAGTGGCATAACCCACTTGTAAATCTGTATTTGCTAACACATTCAAAAAGCCAGTATTACCAAAAACGCCAATAGTATTATAATTAAAGCCGTAAAAAGCGCCTAGTTTACTGGGTTTGTAGTTTTTTGTAACAACAAGTATGCAACCAGGAATCAAATCAAGAGTAACCTTAATCTCATTTTGATTTGATACAACATATTTCTTTTTTCTGTAGTAGATATTTTCAATTTCTAAAGTATCGCCCACTTGAGCCCTAATCCAGAACCTACCTTTCTTATCAGTAACTTCAAATGGCTTTTTAGAGCTTAGATTTTGGATCCACGTGTCAGAAATACCTTTTCCTGCAGAATCTACGACTACGCCTTGAATCTTACATTGTCCGTCACATGAAAGATGTATCGCTAGAATAGCAACTAAAAAACACAATAACCTCATTAGTTAAAGGTATCTATTTTAATCGTCTTTAGTCTTTTCAATGAACGATCACATTTATCGTAAATTTGCAGCCGCTATGAGAACAAAATCAAGAAAGAAAAATCGCATTAATGTCATCACTTTGGGCTGTTCCAAAAATGTGTATGATAGTGAAGTGTTGATGGGTCAGTTGAGAGCCAGTGGCAAGGATGTGGTATATGAGGAAGAAGGCAACATTGTCGTGATCAACACCTGTGGGTTTATCGATAATGCCAAAGAAGAATCTGTAAATACCATTCTTGATTTTGTAGACCGCAAGAGCCGTGGCGAGGTGGATCAGGTTTTTGTTTCTGGTTGTTTGTCAGAACGTTACAAGCCAGATTTGCAAAAGGAAATCCCAGATGTCGATCAGTATTTTGGGACTACAGAGCTTCCATCGTTGCTTAAAGCACTAGGAGCAGATTACAAACACGAACTCATAGGCGAGCGTGTGACTACGACTCCTAAAAATTACGCCTACTTCAAAATTGCCGAAGGTTGTGATCGCCCATGTTCCTTCTGTGCGATCCCACTTATGCGTGGTGGACACAAGAGTACGCCTATCGAAAACCTGGTTATTGAAGCTGAAAAGTTAGCTGCCAAAGGTGTCAAAGAATTAATTCTTATTGCTCAAGATTTGACCTATTATGGTCTGGACCTCTATAAGAAACGCAGGCTTGCAGACCTTTTAAAAGAACTTGCAAAAGTGGACGGCATCGAGTGGATTCGCATGCATTATGCCTTCCCAACTGGTTTCCCGGTGGACGTTCTGGACGTGATGAATGAGGAGCCTAAGGTCTGTAATTATTTGGACATCCCATTACAACATATTTCTACGCCCGTATTGAAGTCGATGCGACGCGGTACTACGTTTGAGAAAACAAATGCGTTGTTGGATCGCTTTCGCGAAAGCGTGCCACAAATGGCTATTAGAACAACTTTGATCGTTGGTTATCCTGGAGAAACGGATGAAGATTTTGAGATCCTGAAGCAATGGGTCAAAGATCAACGCTTTGAGCGTATGGGCTGTTTTACCTATAGCCACGAGGAGAATACGCATGCATACAAATTAGAAGACGATGTGCCTGCAGAAGTAAAACAGGAACGTGCCAATGAGATTATGGAAATCCAATCCCAAATCTCTTGGGAGCTGAACCAGCAAAAAATAGGGCAACAATTTAGAGTCATGATTGACCGTAAGCGTGGTAATCACTTTGTAGGTCGTACAGAATTTGACAGTCCTGATGTGGATAATGAAGTGCTCATCGATGCGAGCGAGCACTATTGTAGTGTTGGTGAGTTTGTGATGGTAGAAATCACAGATGCAGAAGATTTTGACCTCTACGCAGTACCGGTAGCTTAACGCTCCTCATCCTTCTCACGTTCCGCACGTTTCTCACGGAAGCTTTCCCTAAAGTTGCGACGCTTGCGATTCTTAACCGATGTCTGTCGGGATTTATTCCAGCCTAGAAAGATGAAGAAGGCAACGATGACAGCTGCGATATAAATGTAGTCTGTGTACTGACCGAACATAAATTACTCATTATATGATAAAGATAGCAAAATTGCCGATCGCCTATTCGTCTTTTTATACTGTTGTATAGTTCTTCGAAAATTGAGGTATTAACCTTAAACGAAAAGAAGGCTTGATTTGAGTAAAACAAAATTTGTTAGGTTTCAATCCACTAAGAGATATTTGCCAACGATGACTGAGCTGAAATCTACCATTACTGCTTGATTATCGATTCCTTACATCACTTTCCACAACACCATCTCGCAGTCTTATGACACGGTGTGCATGCTCTGCAATGTCTTCCTCGTGAGTTACAAGAATCACAGTATTACCATCTGCGTGGATCTTGTCAAAAAGTGCCATGATCTCTATACCAGTTTTGGAATCTAGGTTACCGGTAGGCTCATCGGCTAGGATGATGGATGGATTGTTGACTAGCGCGCGACCAACAGCAACACGCTGGCGTTGTCCACCAGATAGCTGATTTGGTTGGTGATCCATACGATCTGCAAGGCCTACGCTGGTAAGAACTTCAGTAGCTCTAACGTTGCGATCTTTTTTAGACATTCCTGCATAAATCATAGGCAGCGCTACATTATCTAGTGCTGTAGTTCTGGGAAGTAGGTTGAAGGTTTGAAAAACGAAGCCAATCTCGGTATTTCTAATGTCTGCGAGTTGGTCATCGCTCAAACTGGAAACGTCAGTACCGTTCAGTCTATAGGTACCTGAAGTAGGTGTGTCTAAGCAACCTAACAAATTCATAAAGGTAGATTTACCAGAACCTGAAGGTCCCATAAAAGCTACATAATCACCTCTTTTAATGTCAAGATCTATTCCCTTAAGAACCTTTACTTCTTCCTGACCTAATTTGAAATTACGCACGATGTCGCGCACCTCGATGACATTTTCACTCATAGTTTCCATACTAATTATTCATAGGACGCAGGAACATGCCGCTCGTTACAATTTGATATGAAAAGCTTGTTGTCTTTGTTGTGGTCTAAAGAAAATGATTCCCCAATCATACG
Protein-coding sequences here:
- the rpmB gene encoding 50S ribosomal protein L28, with protein sequence MSRVCELTGKKAMSGNNVSFAMNKTRRKFNVNLFKKRFYLPTEDKWITLRVSAKALKNINKKGITAVVKEARANGILSK
- the rpmG gene encoding 50S ribosomal protein L33, with translation MAKKGNRIQVILECTEHKATGEPGTSRYITTKNKKNTPDRLEIKKFNPILKKMTVHKEIK
- a CDS encoding DUF4295 domain-containing protein; translated protein: MAKKSVATLQTGSKRLTKAIKMVKSPKTGAYTFVSAIMAPELVSDFLEKK
- the ftsY gene encoding signal recognition particle-docking protein FtsY; the protein is MSFFKNIFNKEKKESLDKGLEKTKTNFLDKLGKAVAGKSKVDDDLLDDLEDVLVSSDLGVATTIKIIKRIEERVARDKYLGTEELNKIMREEIAGLMSEVNSGNATEFKIPKQDGPYVIMIVGVNGVGKTTTIGKLAHQFKKAGLKVVLGAGDTFRAAAVDQLQIWADRVGVDIVKQAMGSDPASVAFDTLQSAVAQNADVVLLDTAGRLHNKVNLMNELTKIKRVMDKVIPEAPHDVMLVLDGSTGQNAFEQAKQFTAATEVTSLAITKLDGTAKGGVVIGISDQLQIPVRYIGVGEGMEDLQVFNKIEFVDSFFN
- a CDS encoding amidase family protein — its product is MKKILFLFALTAIISSCKTPETTTSENPEQTNVAVESDSLQPLDLKVTDSKYITRDDVFAELKDEVLLFSENSPNGTRKAELLNELVQEKSIPQIQRAIYDGKFSYEDLALYYLNRIYKYDRNNDLSLNSVIALNPNVLDQARSADATLVTMKEYGETLDIYAITGMPILLKDNINTSDIPTTAGAAVLQGNQTDDAQLVKNLKNAGAIILGKANLSEWAYFFCGDCPSGYSAVGGQTLSPYKRLYFDTGGSSSGSGVSVAANFAVAAVGSETSGSILSPSSQNSVVGLKPTVGTISGEGVVPISCYLDTAGPMAKNVVDAAILINAMRGNEADVIEKNLIPKLNDYSLEGKRFGIFKRFMENPLYADAIATIRNQRAVIVELEEKDVELNGFLKLLNADMKQDLPVYFKTAGNDQYKDWNVARVMQENLKDSLKSMPYGQRLFQGIVDEPEMTEEEFATFKEGMTKTAQDYLNYYYSKYRLDGILSINNYTAGVAAVGFFPAMTVPMGYDEDGKPFGLTFIAPTNKDRELLGWAAAYERVSKKRKMPTDYQK
- the rimO gene encoding 30S ribosomal protein S12 methylthiotransferase RimO — its product is MRTKSRKKNRINVITLGCSKNVYDSEVLMGQLRASGKDVVYEEEGNIVVINTCGFIDNAKEESVNTILDFVDRKSRGEVDQVFVSGCLSERYKPDLQKEIPDVDQYFGTTELPSLLKALGADYKHELIGERVTTTPKNYAYFKIAEGCDRPCSFCAIPLMRGGHKSTPIENLVIEAEKLAAKGVKELILIAQDLTYYGLDLYKKRRLADLLKELAKVDGIEWIRMHYAFPTGFPVDVLDVMNEEPKVCNYLDIPLQHISTPVLKSMRRGTTFEKTNALLDRFRESVPQMAIRTTLIVGYPGETDEDFEILKQWVKDQRFERMGCFTYSHEENTHAYKLEDDVPAEVKQERANEIMEIQSQISWELNQQKIGQQFRVMIDRKRGNHFVGRTEFDSPDVDNEVLIDASEHYCSVGEFVMVEITDAEDFDLYAVPVA
- a CDS encoding ABC transporter ATP-binding protein, which encodes MSENVIEVRDIVRNFKLGQEEVKVLKGIDLDIKRGDYVAFMGPSGSGKSTFMNLLGCLDTPTSGTYRLNGTDVSSLSDDQLADIRNTEIGFVFQTFNLLPRTTALDNVALPMIYAGMSKKDRNVRATEVLTSVGLADRMDHQPNQLSGGQRQRVAVGRALVNNPSIILADEPTGNLDSKTGIEIMALFDKIHADGNTVILVTHEEDIAEHAHRVIRLRDGVVESDVRNR